From the Limibacillus sp. genome, the window AAGGTCGTCTCACGCCGGATGATCCAGATGACCCAGCACATCAACGTGGACTGGACCGACCACGTCGCGGACACGGGTGTGACCTGTTACACCTGTCACCGCGGCCAGAACGTCCCGGCCGAGATCTGGTTCTCGGGCGACGGTCCGAAGGGCGCCAAGGGCATGGCGGGCTATCGCGGCGAGGGTCAGAACGTGGCCGGCGTCAACGTGGGCCTGACCTCGCTCAACTACGATCCCTTCACACCGCTGCTGCTCGAGGACGGACAGATCCGTGTCGCGACCGGGTCGGCTCTGCCGGCCGGCGCCAACACCTCGATCCAGCTCACCGAACGGACCTATTCCCTCATGATCCACATGTCAGAGGGGTTGGGCGTCAACTGCGCCTACTGCCACAACTCGCGCAACTTCGCGGATTGGGGTCAGAGCTCGCCGGCGCGCATGACCGCCTGGCATGGCATCCAGATGGTGCGGGATCTCAACAATGAATACTTGGTGCCGCTCGGCACGACCCTTCCGGAAAACCGTCTCGGCCCGGCTGGGGACGCGCCCAAGGCCTACTGCACGACCTGCCACAACGGGGTCAACAAGCCTCTGAACGGCACCAAGATGGTAGAGGACTTCCCCTCGCTCCGCCCGGCCAACTAGCTGGAAGGAGCGAACCAAACTCCGACCCTCACCGGAGTTCACCACCCATAGAGGAGGCCAAGAATCGGCCTCCTCTCTTTTTGCCTGGAATCCGGAAGAGGCGGAATAACGCAGCCGCCGCTAAGGCGGCGGTGGCGAAGCTCGATACTAAGGAGGAAAAGCGCCGCCCTAGCGGCCGATGTCGAGGTCGGGCCAGCGGCTGAGGTAGATGCGGAACCAGGGGGCGAGACCCTCGGGGGCTTCCGACAGCTCCCTGTGCAGTTCCTGGGCGTTGGCCCAGCGTGTCTCGCTGACCTCTTCGGGGTTTGGGGCCATGCGCGGGCTTTCGCTCTCCAGCCGTCCGACGAAGAGGTGGACGTGTTCGTTCTCGATCAGGCCGCCGCCGACCTCGGCTCGGTAGCGGGTCTCCCCGACCGCGCGCAGCGGCGCTGAGACGCCCAGTTCCTCGCGCAGACGGCGGTGGGCGCAGCGCTGCGGCTCTTCCTCCCAGTGGGGATGGGAACAGCAGGTGTTGGCCCAAAGACCGGGACAGTGGTACTTGCCGGCCGCCCTGCGTTGCAGCAGCAGCTTGTCTTCATGGAACAGGAAGATGGATACCGCCTGGTGGAGCTGGCCGCGCTCATGCGCCTCCAGCTTGCCCATCGGGTAGAAGCTGCCGTCCTCGGCGATGGCCGGGATCTTGGCCGTCAAGGAGCGGTCGAGACCGCCGTCCCGGGCCCGCTCGCCCGGTTTCGTGCGGATCATGCAGCGCGCTCCAGCCCCAACTCTCCCCAAATCATGGAGAGCGCGGTGACCAGCTTGTCCACGTCGGCGTCGCTGTGAACCGGCGAGGGGGTGATGCGCAGGCGCTCTGTCCCACGCGGCACGGTCGGATAATTGATCGGCTGGACATAGATCGCAAAGCGCGCCAGCAGTTCATCGCTGATCTGCTTGCAGAGCGTCGGATCGCCGACCATGACCGGCACGATGTGACTGGGGTTGTCCATCAGCGGGATGCCGGCGGCCATCAGGCGGCGGCGCACCAGCGCCACCCGCTCACCCTGGCGAAGGCGCTCAGCGGAGCTCTCCTTCAAGTGGCGGATCGAGGCGGTCGCGCCCGCGGCCACTGCTGGGGGAAGGGCGGTGGTGAAGATGAAGCCGGAGCAGAAGCTGCGCAGGAAGTCGCAGATCGCGGCCGAGCCGGTCACATAGCCGCCGACCACGCCGAAGGCCTTGCCCAGCGTGCCCTGGATCACGGTCAGTCGCTCGGCCACGCCCTCGCGCTCCGAGATGCCGCCGCCGCGCCGGCCATAGAGGCCGACCGCGTGGACTTCGTCCAGATAGGTCATGGCGCCATGCGCCTCGGCCACGTCGCAGATCTCGGCGATCGGGGAGATGTCGCCGTCCATGGAGTAGACGGACTCGAAAGCCACCAGCTTCGGGCGATCGGGGTCCAGCTCACCCAGTTGGCGGTCGAGGTCTTCCGGGTCGTTGTGCTTGAAGAGGGTCTTCTCGGCCCGGGAGTGGCGGATGCCTTCGATCATGGAGGCGTGGTTCAACTCGTCGGACAACACGACGCAGCCGGGCATCTGCGCTGCCAGGGTGGAGAGCGCCGTCCAGTTGGAGACGTAGCCAGAGGTGAAGAGCAGCGCTGCTTCCTTGTCGTGCAGATCGGCCAGCTCGCGCTCCAGCAGCACATGGTGGTGGTTGGTGCCGGAGATGTTGCGCGTGCCGCCGGCGCCCGCTCCGCAGCGGTCGAGAGCGGCGTGCATCGCGCTCAGGACCTTGGGGTGCTGGCCCATGCCGAGGTAGTCGTTGGAGCACCAGACCGTGACCTCGCGCTCGCCATCCTCGCAGTATTGGCAGGCTTTCGGGAAAGCGCCGTTGTGGCGTTCGAGCTCGGCGAAGATGCGATAACGCCCTTCGTCGCGGATCTGATCCAGCCGTGCCTGGAAGAAAGCTTCGTATTCCATGGTCCGTCTCCCCGTGGGTATTGGTCTTAAAACCTCGTTTCCCGTTCAAGCGGAGCTTTGCCGGCGTCCCCCGACGCCATTTGAAAGCCTCCGCCCCCTACTCGGCGGCCTGCAGCGCGCAGGCCTCCAAATCGCTTTTCAGGCGCTCGGGCGCGGTGATCTTGCCGATCGCCATGACCCTTGCGCGTTCTTCGCCCTGCGGCGCGAAGGCGGTCATGTAGCTGCGCCCTCCCGCCAGTTCGAAAAGAATCCAGCCCTCGCCGCTGTGGGCCAGGCCCTTGAGGCGGCGAATCTCGCCATAATCGCCGCGCGCCGCCGATGACAGCAGGCGCTCCAGGCTCTCGGCCTCATAGAAGCCGGACAGCGTCGTGCTCCAGGAGGTGAAGCCCAGCGTCTGCTCCAGGTCGTGATGATGCGCGTGGTCTTCGTGATGTTTGCCCGCCCCGTGGTCCTCGGCGTGGTCGCGGGCGTTGTCCTGGTCCTCTTCGGCCTTGGCGGCCGTCATCAGCGCGACCAGCGCGCGGTCGGGGTCCAGCGCTTCGTCCATCATGGAAAAGCGCGCGGTGACCACGTGGGCCCGGGGGTTCAGCATGCTGAGCGTCGAGCTGACCGTGGCCAATTCCGCCGAGCCCACCAGATCGGTCTTGTTGATCACGAAGACCGGCGCCACCTCGGCCTGCATCTCGAAGTAGTCGGGCAGGTTGGCGTAGTCCTTCAGGAAGGCCGCCGCGTCGATCAGGGTGTAGAGATGCAACTGGCCCAGCAGGGGGCGGATGTCCGGACGGTTCAGGACCGCCAGCAGAGAGGTCACGTCGGCCACGCCGCTGGGCTCGATCAGGATGCGCTCGGGCTGATAGCGCTTCATCACCTTCACCAGTTGCTTGGCGAGGTCGCCGCGCAGCGAGCAGCAGATGCAGCCGTTCGGCAGTTCCACGACCTCCGCGCCCCGGTTGCCCAGACGCGAGGCGTCGATCCCCATCTCGCCGAAATCGTTGACCAGGGCCACCGTGCGGCGCTCTCCCGCGCCCTGCATCAGGCGGCGCAGGAAGGTGGTCTTGCCCGCGCCCAGGAAGCCGGCGGCGATGGTGACGTCCACGGGCTTGCTGGCCTGTTCGCCGCGCGATTTCAGGCCCCAGTGCCACAGCTTGGCGGCGGGCAGCGGCACCACCAGGAACCAGTGCTCCAGGATCGCGAGGATCATCATGGTGGAGAGCAGGATCATGGCGACCGACTCGAAGGAACCGGCGGGCGCTGCGATCACGCTTTCGACCATCATGCCGGCGATCACGGTGGAGACCGTGACCGAGACCGGGAACAGCAGGTTCATGGACTTCTTCTTCAAGAAGCCGCGCAGGAACTGAAGGTGCTCGGGCAGGAACTCCTCGTTCAGGTTGCGCACGCCCAGGAAGACGTTGAGCTTGGCGCTCTGATGCATCCACCAGAGCACGATGAAGGTCCAGGTGCCGACCTGATTGGGCGCGCCCCAGGTCAGCCAGACCACGACAGCGCCGCTCGCGATGATCGCCAGCTCGTGATAGAGGCTGGTGCCGATGGCGTGCAGGAAGTGGCGCCAGCCGCTGCAACCCTCCTGGCAGACGGTCTTCCGCGGGCCGGTGACATAGCCCATGTAGAAGGAGATCTCCTGCCAGCCCCAGGCCAGAAGCCCGAAGGTGAAGGCCCAGTAAGCGCCGCTGACGCTGGCGTCCTGCGCGGTCGCGTGAAGGCCGTAGAGAGAGGCGGTGAGGATCGCCGTCGCGCCCAGCATCGACCATTTGAAGGTCTTTCTGGGCAGGCCGTCCAAATAGATGATCGCCCCGGTGGAGAACCACCAGACGAAGAGGGCGAAAAGGATCGGCGCGGCGTAGTCCCACATGGGATTATCGGTCCTTATTCAGTCGCCAGCCCTTACCAGGCCGGGCTCAGCCGGCTTTCCTCCGGCAGTTCGTTGCTCTTGGCGGGCAGGATGTAGAGCCGCCCGAAAACGGCGGCGGCGGCCAGCGCCAGCCCGCCCTGCTTCAGCTTGCCGAGGACCCCGCCCTGTTCCTGGGCGCGGCTCATGGCCTCGTTGATGCGGCGCAGGCGCTCCAGCCCCTTGGCGAAGCGCGGGTCGTCGAGGTCGAGCAGCACCGGGAAGACCTGCTTGGAAATCTCGGAGGTGATGCGGAAGACCTGCATGTCGTAGGCGGTCGGATCCAGGCCAAGCGCCTTGTGGAACTCCGGCCGGGCGTGGTCGCGCACGTACATGGTCGCGTAGACGGCCAGCTGGAAGAAGCGCACCCAGAGCTTGTTGTGGCCCTGGAGCAGCTTGGGGTTGGCGCGCATCAGCAGCGCGAAGGCCTCGCCATGGCGGAACTCGTCGTTACACCACTGCTCGAACCAGATGAAGATCGGGTGGAAGCGCAGCTCCGGATGCCGCTCAAGCTGGCGGTAGATGGAGATGTAGCGCGCATAGCCGATCTTCTCCGACAGGTAGGTGGCGTAGAAGATGAACTTGGGCTTGAAGTAGTGATAGCGCTTGGACTTGGTCAGATAACCCAGGTCCACGCCCATGCCATAGTCCTTCAGGGCGTCGTTGATGAAGCCGGCATGGCGCGATTCATCGCGGGCCATGTACTTGAAGAGCGCGCAGATGTCCGGGTTGGTGCCGCGCTTCTTCATCTCCGCGTAGAGCACGCAGCCGGAGAACTCGGCCGTCAGGGAGGAGACCAGGAAGTCGGTGAACTCCCGGCGCAGGCCGTCGGGCAGGTCCTCCAGCCGGGGCTGATCCCACTTATCGTTGCGCTTGAAGTGATGCTTGTTGGTGTCGGCTTCCAGCTCGGCGATCAGCACGTCCCATTCCTTGCGGACGGGCGTTACGTCCATCGCGTCCAGCTCGTCGAAATCGGTGGTGTAGAAGCGCGGGCTGAGAACCGTGTTCTCCTGCGCCATTTCCGTGGTTTCGCTTTTGAGCGAGAGCTGTTCGATGGTCATAGCTTCCTCCCGGAAGAAAAGCTCACCTCGAGGAGTTCGAGGGGTTGCATGTGGCCCGCCAGGCGGGCGAAGAGGCGCTCGAGCGCGCTTGCGAGCCGCACGTCCGCGCGGCGCGTGAAACTGGCGCTCTCGCCGTAAGGCACGGCGATCGGCTCGCCGTGAACGTGAATGCTGTCGCCGGGGCGCAGGGCGATCGGCTCATCGAGCTCGACGTGCGCCGCCAGGCTTTCGAACTTGTTGACCACTTCGATCCGGCAGCCGACTTCCAGGCTGCGTCCAAAGAGGGTCTGCATCAGGTTTGAGTGTGTCCGTTCGGTCATGGCTTCACCTGCGGGGTTCCCAGGAAGCGGGCGAAGACGCGGGCGTTGGTCACGCCGAAGGCGCCGAGCGCCACTTCCTGTCCGGTCACCGGGTCGATCAGCGACAGGCCGCCGTTCTCCCAGAGTTTCAAGTCGAAGGCGGCCTCCGGACCGGCGCCGGCCTTTTTGCGCTCCCCGGCCAGGCCGCGCATGGTCGCGCGCAGGAAGCCGTTGCTGGTCGGCTCCAGAATCTCGATCTCCTCGCCGCTCTTGGCGTCGCGCACGATGACCTCGCCGCTCTTGCCGTCTTCGAACTGGATGGAGCGGCTCATCACCTCGACGCGGTTCTCGGGCCTCTGACCTGCGTCGATCACCTCCAGGCGCACCAGGGTGGTGAAGAGAAGGGCGAGACCCACGACAGCGCCCGCGCCGATAAGGACGGGCTTGGGAAAGCGCTCCAGCTGCGGGTTATCGTGGGTTTCTGCCGTCATCTCTTCACCTATCCTCTGGGGTTCGCGTCAGCCGGCGGCCGCGCCGTAGCCCTCGCCCAGGTGGGCCGGACCGCGCTGCGGCTTTTCCTTGGCCGGGCCTTTGGCCTCGGTCGTGACGCTCTCACCTGTCTCTTCGGCCTGGGCGAGCAGCGTCTCCTTGGTCAGCGCCTCGGTCAGCAACTCGGCCACCGGGTCGACCTCGTCCAGCGCGCGCAGCATCGGCTCCGGCTTGGCCAGGTGCCAGGGACGCACGTTGGGCCAGAGCAGGCTGTAGTAGACGCGCTGCTCGGGATCGACCTTCATGGCGAGATCGCCGCTGCCGTCGGCGTTGCGGTTGAGGCGCGCGGCCTGGATCAGCTTCAAGGGGATGTTGATCGTGACCGGCAAGGCGACGCCGGTCCGGATGATGATCCGCTTGTTGGTGAGCGTGTAGATGGTCGCGCGCGCCATGGCCCAGGCGACCAGGGCGATGATGCCGAGGCCCGTGGCGCTCATGGTCAGGATCCAGGTGGCGCTGGAGAAGACCTCCGCGGGTGCGGCGCCCTCCAGGACCCGTGCCCCGACCTGCCAGACGAACAGAAGGGCGAAGTAAACGGCGATCTTCCGGATGTGGAAGGCGCGCCGCGCAAGACGGCTCCAGGCCGGTGCGCCCCGCCAGAGGATCTTCTCCTCCGGCGGCAGGCGCTTTGGCAGCCCGGGGATGGGCTCGAACGCAAAGTCGTCGTGCTGATGGTCCCTGGGGCTCATAGCAGCGACTCTGTGCGCTGGCGCGAGGCGTAGAGGGTGCCGGCGCCGTAGTAGGCGGTGATCCGGTCTTCCTCCAGCAGCGTCACCTGATCCGGGTTGGCGAGCGCGGGAACGCCGCCGAACTGATCGGAGAAGAGGGCGCTGACATGCACCTTGCCGCGACGGCCGTCGACCTTCGAGAAGGTCACCGGCAGCAGCACCGTGCCGCCCGCCTCGCCCCCGAGCTTCACCTCGAAGTAGCGGGCCAGCATCTCCATACGGTCGACCCAGACGTCGGTGATCTCACCGGCGACCTTGCCGTCGGCGCCGACCACCTTCATGCCGCGCGGATCGTGATCCTCTTCGGCGACCGAGAAGGACCCGGCGCTGCGCAGCGGCGCGATGCGGGGCTGACCGTGCAGGTCGGCGTCCGGCTTGTTGGACCGCTGGGCGTAGGAGCCCGGGCCGACACCGGCGCTGAGCGGGTCGCCGTTCGGCACGTAGGGCGCGCCGGACCAGACCGCCGTGCGGGTGGCGTTGATCTGCCGCTCCGGCTCGGGCGAGGGCGCCTGCTTGGTGCTGCCGTCGGGCAGATGGAAGGTCTTGGGATCGGGGATCAGAAGGCGGCTCGGCTTCGCCGGACGGCCGGTCTGAACGTCGTTCTCCAAGGGATAGCCTTCGCGGCGGTCTTCCTTGCGGATGTAGAAGATCAGCAGGAAGAAGAAGACCCAAAAGGCGTAGAGCGTCAGCTGAGCGACGTCGATGTAGTCATTAATAGCTCCGGTTTCCATTTTTCCCTCCGAAAGCTTGTTAATTCGGCATGTCCGCGAGGCCGAAACCCCGCTGCCGCCGGTCCAAAGCGCGCCCGTCGTTGTCCCGCTCCTGGTGGCGCGCCAAGGGCCCGATCGCAATAAGCGTCAGGAAGAGCAGGATGATCTCGATGTGATAGACCGCCGCGTAACCGGCGACGGAGTTCTGCAGGGCTTCGCCCAGATGTCCTTTGACGGCCAGGCCCGCGATCAGGTCGCGAAGGGCGCCGCCCAGCAGGAAGCCGAGGCCGGTCGCCGTGGCCTGCACCGCGCCCCAGGCGCCCAGCGCCAGGCCGCTGAAGCCCTCGCTGGCCAGCGCCATGACGGCGGTCAGGGTGCCGACGGCGAAGAGCCCGCCGCCAAAGCCGATCAGGAAGCTGCCGATGCGGAACAGCAGGGCCGATTCCACGGTGCCCGCGAAGATGACGGCTGAGAAGGCCCAGATTCCGGCCAGCAGCCCGATGGCCGCCAAACGGTGCGGCTCCGCCCCCGCCGAAAGCCGCCGGGCGGCCAGCATGAAGCCCAGAAGCGCACCACCGGCCAGGAAGGCGGTCAGCGCCGTGGTCTCGCCCACGGTCATGCCCAGGACCTCGCCGCCATAGGGCTCCAGCAGGACGTCCTGCATGGAAAAGGCGGCGCTGCCCAGGCCGATGGCCAGCAGCAGGCGGGTCGGATTGGACTTGCCCCGGAACTCGGCCCAGGCCTCGAAAAGGCTGGGACGCTGCGGTGCCTCGCCCCGCAGGGGAATGCGCGGCTCCTGCTTCCAGAGCGCGATCACGTTGAGGATCATGGTGAGGGCTGCGGCACCCTGGATCACCTGGATCAGGCGCTTGGGCGAGAAGGAGTCGAGCAGCAGGCCGAAGATCAGCGCGCTCGCCACCATGCCGACCAGCAGCATGACGTAGAGCAGCGCGACCACCCGGGGGCGGTCTTCCTCCGGCGCCAGATCGTTGGCCAGCGCAAGGCCGGCGGTCTGGGCGGTGTGCAGTCCCGCGCCCGCCAGCAGGAAGGCGAGCCCGGCGCCCAGCGTGCCCGCGAGCACGTTCTGGGTCGGGCCCTCGCCCAGCACCAGCAGGGCGAAGGGCATGATGGCGAAGCCGCCGAACTGAAGCAGCGTGCCGAGCCAGATGTAGGGCACCCGCTTCCAGCCCAGCACCGAGTGGTGATGGTCGGAGCGGTGGCCGATCAGGGCGCGGAAGGGCGCCGTCACCAGCGGCAGGGAGATCATCAGCGCGACCAGCCAGGCCGGGACGCTCATCTCCAGGATCATGACGCGGTTCAGCGTGCCGCTCAGCAGCACCACCGCCATGCCGACGGAAATCTGGAACAGCGAGAGGCGCAGGAGCCGGCCCAGCGGCAACTGCTCGCTCGCGGCGTCCGCGAACGGCAGGAAGCGCAGGCCCACCCGCGTCCAAAGATTGCTGACCCTGATCGGCGCGTCGGTCATCTCGGTAGAAGCTCCTCCGCGTGAGACATGTAAAATCCGGTCGTGATCCGGTGGTTGCGCGCGCAGCGCCAACCCGCGAGATCCGGCGAGGCCTCGATCAGGCCGCGCAGCTTGGTCTCCGCGATGGGCTCGATCGCCGGTGCGCGGTTGCCGCGCGGAAAGGCGCGTCCAACCGTGTGCATGACGGTCAGGGCCGGGGTGCGCGGCGCGAAGGTGAAGATCAGGGAGCCGCGGGTCCGCTCGGCCAGCCGCGCCAGCATCCCGGTCATATCCGCGGCGCGGTAGTGGATCAGGGAGTCCATGGCCACCACGTGGTCGAAGTGGCCCAGCTCCGGGTTCAACATGTCGCCCGCCAGGAAGGTGATCTTCGCACCCGGCAGGCGCTCGGCGGCGCGCTCACGCGCAAGGCCGACGAGAGTGGGGGAGATGTCGACCGCCACCACTTCCGCGCCGCGCGCGGCGGCTTCCATGGCCAGCGCACCCGTGCCGCAACCCGCGTCCAGCAGGCGCAGGCCCTTCATGTCGTCGGGCAGCCAGGACAGCAGGGTGGTGCGCATCTCGTCGCGCCCGGCGCGCACCGTGGCGCGGATGCCGCTGACCGGGGCGCTGGAGGTCAGACGCGCCCAGGCCTCGGCCGCGGTGCGGTCGAAGTAGGTCTCCAGTTCCTGGCGTCGAGTCTGATAGCTGGCGCTCTGCATGGCGGCTGTCCGTCTCCTTCCGGTCTTAGTCGAAGCCGAGGAAATCGAAGATCTCCCGGTCCTTCATGGGGGTGGCGTTCAGCTCTTCGGTGCCGGCCCAGAGGGTGGCGGCGAGCTTCATGTACTCGTTGCGGACCTGCTCCACCTCCGGCGAATCCTCCATCTCGAAGAGGGTGCACTTCTTGAGGCGGCTGCGCCGGATGGCGTCCACGTCCTGCAGGTGCGCGAGGCGCTTCAGGCCGACCGCCTCATTGAAGCGGTCGATCTCGTCGGTGTCCTTGCTGCGGTTGGCGATCACGCCGCCCAGGCGCACGTCGTAGTTCTTCGCCTTGGCCTGGATGGCCGCGACGATGCGGTTCATGGCGAAGATCGAATCGAAGTCGTTGGCGGCCACGATCACCGCGCGCTCGGCATGCTGGAGAGGCGAGGCGAAGCCGCCGCAGACCACGTCGCCCAGCACGTCGAACAGCACCACGTCGCTGTCTTCCAGCAGGTGATGCTCCTTCAGCAGCTTCACGGTCTGTCCGACCACGTAGCCGCCGCACCCGGTGCCCGCGGGCGGGCCACCGGCTTCAACGCACATCACGCCGTTGTAGCCTTCGTAGACGAAGTCCTCGGTGCGCAGCTCCTCGGTATGGAAGTCCACCGTCTCCAGGACGTCGATCACGGTCGGCACCAGCCGGCCGGTCAGGGTGAAGGTCGAATCGTGCTTGGGATCGCAGCCGATCTGCAGGACACGCTTGCCCAGCTTCGAGAAGGCCGCCGAGAGGTTCGAGGAGGTCGTGGACTTCCCGATGCCGCCCTTGCCGTAGATCGCGAAAACCTTCGCGCCGTCCACTTCCATGGGCACTTCCGAATGGACCTGGACGCTGCCTTCGCCGTCTTCGCGGCCGCTCTTGCCCGCTGCTGCGCGCAGTCTCTGGCTCATGTAGTTCATGCCGCTACCTCTCCGTTGATTCCTTCGACCCGGTCTTCCAGCTCCTCACCCGCTTCCTGCAGAGAGGCCTGCGTGGCCTCGTCCGGTTGCCAGTAGCGGCGCTCACTCGCCTCAAGAAGGCGATTGGCCAGACGAGCAGACGCGACCGGGTTCAGCGCCGCCATGCGTTTGCGCATGTCCTCGTCCAGTAAGAATTTCTCGGTCACCTTCTCGTAGACCCAGGGGGCCACGGCGTCGGCGGTCGCCGACCAGCCGAAGGTGTTCGTGATGTGGGCTTCGATCTGGCGCACGCCCTCGTGGCCGTGGCTCAGCATCGACTCGTACCACTTGGGGTTCAGGATCCGCGTGCGGGTCTCCAGCGCGACCTGCTCGGACAGGGTCCGCACCTTGCCGTCGCTGGTGTTCTGGTCGCCGACATAGACGTCCGGCGCTTTCCCGCGGGCCCGCGCCACGGAGCGGCTGATGCCGCCCAGCGTATCGAAGTAGTAGTCCAGCGAGGTGACCCCCAGCTCGACCGACTCCAGGTTCTGGTAGGCCAGATCGACGGAGGAGAAGAGGTCGGACATCAGCTCGCGCTGGCAGAGCGGCTTGCCGCCCATGCCGTAGGCGAAGGACTTGCGGGTCATGAAGGCGTTGGAGAGCTCGTCCTCCTCGTCCCAGGCGCCGCTGTCGATCAGATGGTTGACGTTCGCGCCGTAGGCGCCCTCGGCGTTGGAGAAGATGCGCAGCGCGGCGGTTTCCAGGCTGCAGCCCTCGTGCTTGGCCATGTAGGCCAGCGCGTGCTTGCGCACGAAGTTCTGCTCCTCGGGCTCCTCCGCGGCGGCGGCCAGATAGAAGGCCTCGGCCAGCAGCTTGGTCTGAAGCGGCAGCAGGTCGCGGAAGATGCCCGAAAGCGTCACCACCGCGTCGATGCGCGGGCGGCCAAGGCTCTCCAGCGGCAGCAGCTCCGCGCCGACCAGCCGCTTGTAGCCGTCGAAGCGCGGCTTGGCCCCGACCAGCGCCAGGGCGATGCCGATGGGCGTGCCTTCCGACTTCAGGTTGTCGGTGCCCCAGAGCACCAGCGCCACCGACTCCGGCAGGCTCTTGCCCTCGTCCAGGTGGCGCTGAAGGATGCGCTCGGCCTGACGCGCGCCCTGCGCGACGGAGAAGGCGCTGGGCAGGCCGTAGGGGTCGAAGGCGTTGATGTTGCGGCCCGTCGGCATGATCTCCGGCTTGCGCAGCAGGTCGCCGCCCGGCGCGGGGCGGACGAACCCGCCGTCCAGCGCATGCATCAGGGAGGGAATCTCACGGTTCTCGGCCAGCAGGCCGGAGATATGCGCCAACGCGGCCAACCGCTCGCGGTCACCCGCGCCGCCGCATTCCAGATCCTTCCGGCGCGCGGCTTCCAGGCCGCCGCCGTCGACCAGGATTTCCAGCGCGGCGCGTGACACATGGGCGTTCCGCCCCGGCTCGCCGCCCGGCTCTTCCAGGGCGTCCAGCAGCTCGATGCGCTGCTCGCGGGCGAAGGGCTCGCCCAGGGTGTGCATGTCATAGGGGATCAGGGTTTCTTCCAGCTCTCGCAGCTTGGCGCGCAGCAGGTCGATTCCGGCCTCGGGGTCCCCGGCCCAGTCTTCCCCGGCCCAGTCTTCTCCCGCCGGGACCAGGTCCAGCCCGGCGGCCTGTTCGGCGATCAGCGCGGCCAGCTCGGCCAACTCCTCGCTCTGCGTGGGCTTCAGGTGGCGGCGCGTCTCGATGGAGGCCTTCAGGTCTTCCAGTTCCTTGTAGAGCCCCGCCTTGGCGACCGGCGGCGTCAGGTAGCTGACCAGCGTCGCGCCGGACCGGCGCTTGGCGATCGCACCCTCAGAGGGATTGTTGGCGGCGTAGAGGTAGAAGTTCGGCAGGCTGCCGATCAGGCGGTCGGGCCAGCAAGCGCCGGAAAGCGCGGTCTGCTTGCCCGGCATGAACTCCAGCGCGCCGTGGGTGCCGAAGTGCAGCACGGCGTCCGCGCCGAAGTCCTCGCGCAGGTAGTCGTAGAAGGCGGCGAAGGCATGGGTCGGGGCCATGCCCCCTTCGAACAGCAGGCGCATCGGGTCGCCCTCGTAGCCGAAGGCGGGCTGCACGCCGACCACGACCTTACCGAAGGACGCGCCCAGCACGTGGATGGAAGCGCCGTCGCTGTTGTGCTTGCCGGGGGCCGGGCCCCAGGCGGCCTCGATCTCCTTCAGCCAGGGCTGGCGGCGCAGGTGGGTGTCGGTCGGAATACGCTCCAGCACGTTGGCGTCCGCGCCGAAGGTGGCCGCGTTGCCCTTCAGGATGGTCTGGCGCAGCGCGTCCAGGGACTCCGGCAGATCGACGTCATAACCCTCCGCCTTCAAGGCTTTCAGGGTGTTCATCAGGGAGGCGAAGACAGAGAGGTAGGCCGCCGTGCCGGTCGAGCCGGAGTTGGGCGGGAAGTTGAACAGCACGATGGCGAGCTTGCGCTCGGCCTTGGGCGTCTTGCGTAGCCGGACCATCGCTTCGATGCGCGCGGCCAGCTTCTCGGCGCGCTCCTCGTGGACCGTCATGTCGCGGCTGCGGCCGTCCGCCGCGGCATCGCTGCGCCCACCGAAGATCATCGGCGAG encodes:
- the puhB gene encoding photosynthetic complex putative assembly protein PuhB, whose product is MSPRDHQHDDFAFEPIPGLPKRLPPEEKILWRGAPAWSRLARRAFHIRKIAVYFALLFVWQVGARVLEGAAPAEVFSSATWILTMSATGLGIIALVAWAMARATIYTLTNKRIIIRTGVALPVTINIPLKLIQAARLNRNADGSGDLAMKVDPEQRVYYSLLWPNVRPWHLAKPEPMLRALDEVDPVAELLTEALTKETLLAQAEETGESVTTEAKGPAKEKPQRGPAHLGEGYGAAAG
- the puhA gene encoding photosynthetic reaction center subunit H, whose translation is METGAINDYIDVAQLTLYAFWVFFFLLIFYIRKEDRREGYPLENDVQTGRPAKPSRLLIPDPKTFHLPDGSTKQAPSPEPERQINATRTAVWSGAPYVPNGDPLSAGVGPGSYAQRSNKPDADLHGQPRIAPLRSAGSFSVAEEDHDPRGMKVVGADGKVAGEITDVWVDRMEMLARYFEVKLGGEAGGTVLLPVTFSKVDGRRGKVHVSALFSDQFGGVPALANPDQVTLLEEDRITAYYGAGTLYASRQRTESLL
- a CDS encoding BCD family MFS transporter gives rise to the protein MTDAPIRVSNLWTRVGLRFLPFADAASEQLPLGRLLRLSLFQISVGMAVVLLSGTLNRVMILEMSVPAWLVALMISLPLVTAPFRALIGHRSDHHHSVLGWKRVPYIWLGTLLQFGGFAIMPFALLVLGEGPTQNVLAGTLGAGLAFLLAGAGLHTAQTAGLALANDLAPEEDRPRVVALLYVMLLVGMVASALIFGLLLDSFSPKRLIQVIQGAAALTMILNVIALWKQEPRIPLRGEAPQRPSLFEAWAEFRGKSNPTRLLLAIGLGSAAFSMQDVLLEPYGGEVLGMTVGETTALTAFLAGGALLGFMLAARRLSAGAEPHRLAAIGLLAGIWAFSAVIFAGTVESALLFRIGSFLIGFGGGLFAVGTLTAVMALASEGFSGLALGAWGAVQATATGLGFLLGGALRDLIAGLAVKGHLGEALQNSVAGYAAVYHIEIILLFLTLIAIGPLARHQERDNDGRALDRRQRGFGLADMPN
- the bchM gene encoding magnesium protoporphyrin IX methyltransferase; the protein is MQSASYQTRRQELETYFDRTAAEAWARLTSSAPVSGIRATVRAGRDEMRTTLLSWLPDDMKGLRLLDAGCGTGALAMEAAARGAEVVAVDISPTLVGLARERAAERLPGAKITFLAGDMLNPELGHFDHVVAMDSLIHYRAADMTGMLARLAERTRGSLIFTFAPRTPALTVMHTVGRAFPRGNRAPAIEPIAETKLRGLIEASPDLAGWRCARNHRITTGFYMSHAEELLPR
- the bchL gene encoding ferredoxin:protochlorophyllide reductase (ATP-dependent) iron-sulfur ATP-binding protein, coding for MNYMSQRLRAAAGKSGREDGEGSVQVHSEVPMEVDGAKVFAIYGKGGIGKSTTSSNLSAAFSKLGKRVLQIGCDPKHDSTFTLTGRLVPTVIDVLETVDFHTEELRTEDFVYEGYNGVMCVEAGGPPAGTGCGGYVVGQTVKLLKEHHLLEDSDVVLFDVLGDVVCGGFASPLQHAERAVIVAANDFDSIFAMNRIVAAIQAKAKNYDVRLGGVIANRSKDTDEIDRFNEAVGLKRLAHLQDVDAIRRSRLKKCTLFEMEDSPEVEQVRNEYMKLAATLWAGTEELNATPMKDREIFDFLGFD